Proteins from one Anopheles nili chromosome 2, idAnoNiliSN_F5_01, whole genome shotgun sequence genomic window:
- the LOC128730407 gene encoding zinc finger protein Xfin-like, with protein sequence MDMETEPEPVVNDDPADVPNQNPETYCRFCFSESEVEPLFPGNGSLPNAELMDRLYECIGIRLTKEDYCPSGICWMCSLTMEEFQCFRKRCLKFDKLVRSLRPTVKHEPPALPAAVPNETKPYTKQPMTIVRQDKNSLKTPGATPEQLRFKCGLCPRTFKHKMYLDQHFWIHRDRSGEEPTRNKKLQTNGASSKKENSGANITADRPIACEFCPRQFTRRMYYIQHLRKHKPEDRLYRCRRCARSFSSQLRRTAHERKVHCQLPIPATEEKESFSCPKCSREFKHRSSLRMHLLNHDGRLPYGCDICFCRFYSVSYLALHKKRYHGPNAERGVANGTSVQCFYCTRWFLRDCDRSSHIKQMHADIHASNESAAGAKEEVTECPPADTEEMTDPEMLPPNIHEPVMEIKEEEPDTDDPHPNSVIVNQDEGGDAGSFPFYCYSCAMPFETEDMYAEHLDDQHPVGGEQLMDQMHSSSPVEQEGKEFHCPFCPKTFTRKWSMTQHIPTHLAKKGYQCEYCPAIFTRNEYLRTHRQRKHPTEPETGSHKCSYCPRLFHKARYKKVHERIAHIKKGDVLPEVDPESQQATLNTTGDKFDESSSSMAHGPHSRTSDSFDQTSNDGASVVSCQDYDLEASSRLIVVLERMSPETLAAYEWQLELYRSMETPEEVPSEIEMFPPDNDAESIAPNVDPSESNESPKSAIKRKRSKFGITLHPCGVCPKMFKTRTAMRMHSLYHSGELPFRCDSCGVQFMRHNQLEFHKTKYHSVNSTVVADRYSCDYCPRIFLRKQDRTTHQMMVHARDQAEDLEDGSPTPMLSKKSKWLDYVCRVCDEQFDRYRKCQRHVTVVHPTLEGGGENKPIKLCHCHICAGTYKKREDWHEHLNEHPSVRPHHCEQCIRRRRKTTSRKQVHRCSFCPKAFENKPNLASHLRIHKQQLRFPCSECGVMYDRYRDLTTHQLRYHSQNASETLPRREPLQKCNFCPRIFTRLRDVKYHQEQVHADQVMPDLNESELEQTNDVDALSSLACEPEMYSLFASSTVLPETETELLIKPDPDQTPL encoded by the exons ATGGACATGGAGACTGAACCAGAACCGGTGGTGAATGATGACCCGGCCGATGT tcCGAACCAAAATCCCGAAACGTATTGCCGGTTTTGCTTCTCGGAAAGCGAGGTGGAACCCTTGTTTCCAGGCAACGGAAGCCTACCTAATGCCGAGCTTATGGATCGGCTGTACGAATGCATCGGCATAAGACTGACGAAGGAGGATTACTGTCCAAGCGGCATCTGTTGGATGTGTTCGCTGACGATGGAAGAATTCCAGTGTTTCCGAAAACGCTGCCTAAAATTTGATAAGCTGGTGCGAAGCTTGCGGCCAACTGTGAAGCATGAGCCACCCGCACTGCCAGCTGCAGtgccaaacgaaacaaagccctACACGAAGCAGCCCATGACAATTGTACGACAGGATAAAAACAGCCTTAAAACGCCAGGCGCCACGCCGGAACAGTTGAGATTCAAATGCGGGCTTTGCCCTCGAACGTTCAAACATAAGATGTATCTCGATCAGCACTTTTGGATTCATCGGGACAGGAGTGGTGAAGAGCCTACTCGCAATAAAAAGTTGCAAACCAATGGTGCGAGttctaaaaaagaaaatagtgGCGCTAACATCACTGCCGATCGGCCAATCGCATGTGAATTTTGCCCCCGGCAATTCACCCGCAGGATGTATTACATTCAGCATCTTCGTAAGCATAAACCGGAAGATCGTTTGTACCGGTGCCGGCGATGTGCGCGGAGCTTTTCCTCGCAACTACGGCGGACAGCACACGAAAGGAAGGTGCACTGTCAGTTGCCCATCCCGGCAACGGAGGAAAAGGAATCCTTTTCCTGCCCGAAATGCTCGAGAGAATTTAAGCATCGCTCATCGCTCCGAATGCATCTGCTGAACCATGATGGCCGTTTGCCATACGGTTGCGATATATGCTTCTGTCGGTTTTACAGCGTAAGCTACCTGGCGTTGCACAAGAAACGCTATCATGGGCCGAATGCTGAACGGGGTGTAGCGAATGGTACCTCCGTTCAGTGTTTCTATTGTACCCGATGGTTTTTGCGCGATTGTGATAGGTCCAGCCACATAAAGCAGATGCACGCGGACATTCACGCAAGCAACGAAAGCGCGGCCGGCGCTAAAGAAGAGGTGACGGAATGTCCTCCGGCAGATACCGAGGAGATGACGGATCCCGAAATGCTGCCACCGAACATACACGAGCCGGTGATGGAAATCAAGGAGGAAGAACCCGACACCGACGACCCGCATCCAAACTCGGTCATAGTTAATCAAGATGAGGGTGGCGATGCGGGTTCCTTTCCATTTTACTGCTACTCCTGCGCCATGCCCTTCGAAACCGAGGATATGTACGCGGAGCATCTGGACGATCAGCATCCGGTTGGTGGGGAGCAATTGATGGACCAAATGCATTCGTCCTCGCCGGTTGAACAAGAGGGAAAGGAGTTTCACTGCCCGTTTTGTCCAAAAACGTTTACCCGCAAGTGGAGCATGACTCAGCACATTCCGACACATTTAGCGAAGAAAGGATATCAATGCGAATACTGCCCGGCCATCTTTACGCGCAATGAGTACCTGCGAACGCATCGACAGCGAAAGCATCCgacggaaccggaaaccggcAGCCACAAGTGCAGCTATTGTCCTCGTTTGTTTCATAAGGCGCGATACAAGAAGGTTCACGAACGGATCGCTCACATAAAGAAAGGTGATGTGCTGCCCGAGGTAGATCCGGAGAGCCAACAAGCTACGCTAAACACGACGGGTGACAAGTTTGACGAAAGCAGCAGTAGCATGGCGCACGGGCCGCATTCTCGCACATCCGACAGTTTCGATCAAACATCTAACGATGGTGCGAGTGTCGTGTCTTGTCAGGATTATGATCTAGAGGCGTCGTCTCGGCTTATTGTCGTGCTAGAGCGTATGTCTCCGGAAACATTAGCAGCTTATGAGTGGCAGCTGGAGCTGTACAGGAGTATGGAGACTCCGGAAGAGGTTCCTTCGGAAATAGAGATGTTTCCTCCTGACAACGATGCGGAAAGTATTGCACCCAACGTTGACCCAAGCGAGTCGAATGAATCGCCGAAATCTGCCATAAAGAGGAAACGATCTAAATTCGGTATTACGCTCCACCCGTGTGGAGTTTGCCCCAAGATGTTCAAAACACGTACAGCAATGCGGATGCACTCACTCTACCACAGTGGTgagcttccgtttcggtgTGATTCGTGCGGGGTTCAGTTTATGCGCCACAACCAGCTGGAGTTTCACAAAACAAAGTACCACAGCGTGAACAGCACGGTAGTGGCCGATCGCTACAGCTGTGACTACTGTCCGCGCATTTTCTTGCGCAAGCAGGATCGCACTACCCACCAAATGATGGTACATGCGCGCGATCAAGCCGAAGATCTCGAAGATGGGTCACCTACACCAATGCTGTCGAAAAAATCCAAATGGTTGGATTACGTGTGCAGGGTGTGTGATGAGCAATTCGATCGATATCGCAAATGCCAACGTCACGTCACCGTCGTCCACCCGACACTCGAGGGTGGAGGCGAGAATAAACCGATCAAGCTGTGCCATTGTCACATTTGCGCAGGTACGTACAAAAAGCGTGAGGACTGGCACGAGCATCTGAATGAGCATCCGAGTGTGCGGCCACATCATTGCGAGCAGTGCATCCGAAGACGACGGAAGACGACCAGTCGCAAGCAGGTGCATCGGTGTTCGTTCTGCCCGAAAGCGTTCGAGAACAAGCCCAATCTGGCGTCGCATCTGCGCATACACAAACAGCAGCTGCGTTTTCCGTGCAGCGAGTGTGGGGTGATGTATGATCGATATCGTGATCTGACGACACACCAGTTGCGCTACCAttcgcaaaacgcttccgAAACGTTGCCACGCCGGGAGCCGCTGCAAAAGTGCAACTTTTGTCCACGTATTTTTACTCGACTGAGGGATGTCAAATATCATCAAGAACAAGTGCATGCAGATCAAGTAATGCCGGACCTGAATGAGAGTGAGTTAGAGCAAACGAACGATGTGGACGCGCTGTCGTCGTTAGCGTGTGAACCGGAAATGTATTCGTTGTTTGCGAGCAGTACCGTCTTGCCGGAAACTGAAACCGAACTCCTGATCAAGCCTGACCCTGACCAGACACCGCTATGA
- the LOC128731432 gene encoding rootletin translates to MSGSDAVKVSLVEIGDLCCATKVNDKQIIFCTNRAPSRVLTGPYPKGCVRKGSEPVAGGSVPRQLPAEADRPSGAVEQCSVAVAVGVDSGELVESLFLAGVDGYGGWLRVPEVESEPKVGVLASGGPAGIWSAGNRADRRETDRDGEDSVRLIFDTNTNNRRTSGVQQFEQFCVRCRVYLLEHFAKFRNNVGVMSRLSGKDCAPSLGLRHLEGGGGGGGSIDRSKKQPFSRPFNKSRLLHDSPTVTGGVGSGSTAPPPPPTSSATGRMPSSSGTGSSGSPPSAADTSALIRQNNELRHRLQEEANNYRRRLDTYKQAQNNQAALVSRLQAKVLQYKQRCTDLEQLPPVTGGVGCTVGGSGRYGGSGSREPSPGSRHPHHSHHGPPSPAPPSGGGGGGICPDVAGAAGPLSLPAGCQVAREHARSRSRSQSPCRKYSEGSHDEIRHQLDEERRRCEKLLVENSCLRQQLEESHRTNEALTNDLQKLTTDWESLRDELLNKEDEWKEEEQAFNDYYNNEHTRLLKMWREVVQVRRMFNEMTSTTKMELGRMHLELSGTVREVSGACSGVSVNLKQSSKFEEAQQMHIERENMELKSQLGELRMQYEAARQEVGQRDQRLQQMAQELKLLEDRYTQVDSQAAQAHRMNDELERLQAALRDIAHAVVQDAETSASADMAASGVGGGCEGQHHLHLSQPIVSPGVAPRSPKRSSGGIAGGGSLRASQAFAEGTISAVQAALHKYQLAIHDLQVKLQTNNDALKATRKQFDSCDHARDTLSGKVAELTEKLDSANHQLSELYKERDSLQKTLDGLRSDKHTVERGKAELNSIVDSLNTDYEKLQNVNSKLQKMYDALEEEKKMTELELQRVHKDKDIQEMNLRAEEERCSRLREETITLREELNKLYLSRDLLEQQRIESDGLLNMLEKQKLELEFELDRVTGERNELHSTLEKRTGSNERMDQEIRQLKGTVAQLDEERSKLRAQSSDQGTDLASLKKELISAEQARLDLDSEKLAISERLKCLEMEKDKIEAELSCVARERNELSNQLATISRKKESVGEEVMRLRQRLEQSNEMNGRLNRSLEELVKESEEKTVTIEGHEKELQRLQEQLASLRSEKESLEAVLFDTNTSLEETEAKKDALERENQDLLIKQESHKALIARLNKDLENAERRAQDIKIQLTNAAANQEAEFLQKLSALRTFSEENIKKLNEEKEQIRQSLEKRMQQSLQALESAKDTEIRQLREQYETLQMHLDALNQQHEEVILRAENEKQQALLIAHRDKQAVIEKLEVTARELKNELENGERLKREMAARQEKDRTTIGCLRDEICKMRTKTEEARIRAEEELNRLEVVSGSLREEKDILLKDGEELKVQLRLSEDRCDALNHQLQDTHRKLKEAENNTDATRKDLTDTRRTLADSNIERDKYANSNKELRDHVKRVEEQRRQQARTIEDALSKISSLEETRNGLEQDKVRLQTILKETETNVGKLNQELTVAQSDIQKFQTDTTQKDASEKELQARLANESDEKERVLAELHQIKKQMADLEGTLCATRQELGRARCKANQDEHRFHQREQELCARTEEGRGREKRLEDQKHNLEVCLADATQQIQELKARLGGAEGRVRALDEQLVQLECQKKEVENKLSSIGHTLRRIAGIQMDGSVSLPYRLMSPSRRYSPARGGTGGRSEAGDYPSNSAAHHHHHHHGHHHHHGHETRSLSGENVLIDVDPEMVRKGVRALMQQIAHIERERDDFKVQLCTARKQLQEGGDAQVRLEAKITKLQQHVRAVHEDKTNLEARLAQKTTALQSVEETLRQKSDELTALREKAAQLEQSLGSTTEERTHLEERLDKCRQTSARLESDKRHLQDELARTEARASKLDLQRVALEGDIQRLQMAMQEKDCTVRNQQERLENQQRSLAQLEDRCVALKSTVDQLKERLQAAAITETELRGEISGLQRHNADQGHTFALGQDKLKQLQKTLTGSENERRVLAERLDAAQHSINELRRNQQAAQDGTTRLQEQLAECEVQKSTLESQLRLAKWNQETSEQLAATGGVGGSGGGAGDQELARQLVNTQRERTELRNKVEALSEKIRTLEGDKRSGKYDRAEKKSTGEYDSNRLESSAFSCGLDHIQLEQESRELRMKVRRLETLLAEKEAELARSRAKLLESPSKSSSLGGGAGSGADVERYRSAQVQAERLLDAREQSHRQQVTRLENQITMLREQLAQEAKRRQQYILRSSRAGREMQQLRQTIGDSLRNVAQDPLDTGLLESEARRLDSAVTMSLPPTTSSGRGRGEYDRSLSPTFR, encoded by the exons ATGTCAGGAAGTGATGCCGTTAAGGTGTCATTGGTCGAAATCGGCGATCTATGCTGCGCTACCAAGGTGAACGATAAACAAATTATCTTCTGCACCAACCGGGCCCCCAGCCGGGTCCTTACGGGCCCGTACCCTAAAGGGTGCGTTAGAAAAGGATCCGAACCGGTCGCGGGCGGTTCAGTTCCTCGTCAGTTGCCAGCCGAAGCGGATCGGCCATCCGGAGCAGTTGAGCAGTGCAGCGTTGCGGTAGCGGTTGGTGTGGACAGTGGTGAGCTGGTTGAGAGCTTGTTCCTGGCCGGAGTGGACGGATACGGTGGTTGGTTGCGCGTGCCAGAAGTGGAATCGGAACCAAAAGTGGGAGTCCTTGCGAGCGGTGGTCCTGCCGGTATCTGGAGTGCCGGGAACCGGGCCGATCGTCGGGAGACAGACCGTGACGGGGAGGATTCGGTGCGACTCATCTTTGACACCAATACTAACAACCGGCGGACGTCTGGGGTGCAGCAGTTCGAGCAGTTCTGCGTCCGGTGCCGTGTGTATCTGCTGGAACACTTTGCAAAGTTTCGCAACAACGTTGGCGTGATGTCGCGC CTGAGTGGTAAAGATTGCGCCCCGAGCTTAGGACTGCGCCACTTAGaaggtggtggcggcggtggtggatcAATAGATCGCTCCAAAAAGCAACCCTTCTCGAGGCCCTTCAACAAGAGCCGCCTTCTGCACGACTCCCCAACGGTCACCGGTGGTGTTGGTAGTGGATCaacggcaccaccaccaccaccaacaagcTCAGCAACTGGCAGGATGCCCTCAAGcagcggaaccggaagcagtGGTTCGCCACCAAGCGCTGCCGACACTAGCGCCCTCATCCGGCAGAACAACGAACTACGCCACCGGTTGCAGGAGGAAGCGAACAACTACCGGCGCCGGCTGGACACTTACAAGCAGGCTCAAAACAACCAAGCCGCGTTAGTTAGCCGGTTGCAGGCGAAAGTGTTGCAGTACAAGCAACGCTGCACCGATTTAGAGCAGTTGCCTCCTGTGACTGGGGGTGTAGGGTGTACGGTTGGGGGTAGTGGACGGTACGGTGGTTCCGGAAGTCGTGAACCATCCCCGGGTTCAAGACATCCGCATCACTCACACCAcggaccaccatcaccagcgccaccgtctggtggtggtggtggagggatCTGTCCGGATGTGGCAGGAGCAGCAGGTCCTCTTAGCCTGCCTGCCGGGTGTCAAGTTGCACGGGAACACGCCCGATCGCGATCTCGCTCGCAGTCACCATGCCGAAAGTACTCCGAAGGATCGCACGATGAAATTCGCCATCAGCTGGACGAGGAACGAAGACG CTGCGAAAAACTACTGGTCGAGAACTCCTGCCTGCGGCAGCAGTTGGAAGAGTCTCATCGCACCAACGAAGCATTAACGAACGATCTCCAGAAGCTTACCACCGATTGGGAAAGCTTGCGGGATGAGCTGTTGAACAAGGAAGACGAATGGAAGGAAGAGGAACAG GCATTTAACGACTACTACAACAACGAGCACACACGGTTGCTGAAAATGTGGCGCGAGGTAGTTCAGGTGCGCCGCATGTTCAACGAAATGACCTCCACCACCAAGATGGAGCTCGGTCGCATGCATCTGGAGCTGTCAGGCACGGTTCGTGAGGTGTCCGGAGCCTGCAGCGGAGTCTCGGTAAACCTGAAGCAATCATCCAAGTTCGAA GAAGCACAGCAAATGCACATTGAGCGCGAGAACATGGAGCTCAAATCGCAACTGGGTGAGCTGCGAATGCAGTACGAGGCGGCCCGCCAGGAGGTGGGTCAACGTGACCAACGCCTCCAACAGATGGCTCAGGAGCTGAAGCTGCTCGAGGATCGCTACACGCAGGTTGACAGCCAGGCAGCTCAAGCACACCGCATGAACGACGAGCTGGAACGGCTGCAGGCCGCCCTTCGCGACATTGCCCACGCCGTGGTACAGGACGCGGAAACAAGCGCCTCAGCCGACATGGCTGCCAGTGGAGTCGGTGGAGGATGTGAGGGTCAACATCATCTCCATCTTTCGCAACCGATCGTATCGCCCGGGGTTGCTCCTCGGTCACCTAAACGTAGTTCCGGTGGAAttgccggtggtggaagcCTACGAGCATCGCAGGCATTCGCCGAGGGCACCATCTCGGCCGTTCAGGCCGCCCTGCACAAGTACCAGCTGGCCATACACGACCTGCAGGTGAAGCTGCAGACGAACAACGACGCGTTGAAGGCGACACGCAAGCAGTTTGACAGCTGCGATCACGCAAGGGACACGCTGTCCGGTAAGGTGGCAGAGCTGACGGAAAAGCTCGATTCGGCCAACCATCAGCTCTCGGAACTGTACAAGGAGCGGGACAGTCTACAGAAGACGCTCGATGGGTTGCGCTCGGACAAGCACACGGTGGAGCGCGGCAAGGCGGAACTGAACTCCATT GTCGATAGTTTGAACACCGATTATGAGAAGCTACAGAACGTCAACAGTAAGTTGCAGAAAATGTACGACGCGCtggaggaggagaagaagaTGACCGAGTTGGAATTACAGCGTGTGCATAAAGATAAAGACATCCAGGAAATGAATTTGAG AGCGGAGGAAGAACGTTGCAGTCGTTTACGGGAAGAAACCATCACGCTTCGCGAGGAGCTCAATAAGCTCTATCTTTCGCGAGACCTGCTCGAACAGCAGCGCATCGAATCAGACGGCTTGCTGAACATGCTCGAGAAGCAGAAACTGGAGCTGGAATTCGAACTGGACCGTGTGACAGGTGAACGTAACGAGTTGCACTCGACGCTGGAGAAACGCACCGGCTCCAATGAACGGATGGATCAAGAGATCCGACAGTTGAAAGGAACCGTAGCTCAACTGGACGAGGAACGCAGCAAATTGCGTGCTCAATCTAGCGACCAGGGTACTGATTTGGCATCATTGAAGAAAGAATTGATTAGCGCGGAACAGGCCCGGCTTGATCTCGATTCGGAGAAGCTGGCCATCAGCGAGCGGTTGAAATGTCTTGAGATGGAGAAGGACAAAATCGAGGCAGAATTGAGCTGTGTGGCCCGAGAGCGAAACGAACTTAGCAATCAGCTGGCGACAATTTCCCGCAAAAAGGAATCAGTCGGCGAAGAGGTGATGCGCCTTCGGCAACGGCTCGAACAATCCAACGAGATGAACGGTCGACTGAATCGGTCTCTCGAGGAGCTGGTAAAGGAGAGCGAGGAGAAGACGGTAACAATAGAAGGACACGAAAAAGAACTACAAAGATTACAG GAGCAACTTGCTTCGTTACGCAGCGAAAAAGAATCTCTGGAAGCCGTCCTCTTCGACACCAACACTTCGCTCGAGGAAACCGAAGCCAAAAAGGACGCACTGGAGCGCGAAAATCAAGATCTGCTCATCAAGCAGGAATCGCACAAAGCGCTAATAGCTCGCCTGAACAAGGATCTCGAAAACGCGGAACGCCGTGCGCAGGACATCAAGATCCAGCTGACCAACGCAGCCGCCAACCAGGAGGCCGAGTTTCTACAGAAGCTCTCCGCCCTACGTACGTTCAGTGAGGAAAACATCAAGAAGCTGAACGAGGAGAAAGAACAGATCCGTCAATCCCTCGAGAAGCGCATGCAACAGTCCTTACAGGCCCTGGAGAGCGCTAAGGACACCGAGATCCGCCAGTTGCGTGAGCAGTACGAAACACTGCAGATGCACCTGGACGCGCTAAACCAGCAGCATGAGGAGGTAATTTTGCGGGCCGAAAACGAGAAGCAGCAGGCGCTGCTGATCGCCCACCGGGACAAACAAGCCGTTATCGAGAAGCTCGAGGTTACGGCACGTGAGCTCAAGaatgagctggaaaatggcgagCGCTTGAAGCGCGAAATGGCCGCCCGGCAGGAGAAGGACCGCACCACGATCGGGTGTTTGCGGGATGAAATTTGCAAGATGCGTACCAAGACGGAAGAGGCACGCATTCGAGCGGAGGAGGAGCTCAACCGGCTGGAGGTGGTTTCGGGCTCGCTTCGTGAAGAAAAGGACATTCTGTTGAAGGATGGCGAAGAGTTGAAAGTGCAGTTGCGCCTGTCCGAGGATCGTTGCGATGCATTGAACCATCAACTGCAGGATACGCATCGGAAGCTCAAGGAAG CGGAAAATAACACAGACGCCACCAGGAAGGATCTAACCGACACAAGACGGACGCTGGCGGACAGCAACATCGAGCGAGACAAGTACGCCAACAGCAACAAGGAGCTTCGGGATCACGTGAAGCGCGTCGAGGAGCAACGCCGTCAGCAGGCTCGCACCATCGAAGATGCACTGAGCAAGATTTCAT CTCTCGAAGAAACACGAAACGGTCTCGAACAGGACAAGGTGCGCCTGCAGACGATCCtgaaggaaacggaaacgaacgtCGGCAAATTAAACCAGGAACTGACGGTCGCCCAGTCCGACATCCAGAAGTTCCAGACCGACACAACGCAAAAGGACGCCTCAGAGAAGGAACTGCAGGCACGGCTCGCGAACGAAAGCGACGAAAAAGAGCGCGTACTGGCGGAACTGCATCAGATCAAGAAACAAATGGCCGACCTCGAGGGAACGTTGTGCGCCACGCGTCAGGAACTCGGTCGGGCACGCTGCAAAGCGAACCAGGACGAACATCGGTTCCACCAGCGCGAACAGGAGCTGTGTGCACGCACGGAAGAAGGTCGTGGGCGCGAAAAACGCCTCGAGGATCAGAAGCACAACTTGGAGGTGTGTTTGGCCGATGCGACACAGCAGATCCAGGAATTGAAGGCACGTCTCGGGGGGGCTGAAGGTCGTGTACGGGCTCTCGACGAGCAGCTGGTACAGCTCGAGTGCCAGAAGAAGGAAGTCGAGAACAAGCTCAGCTCGATCGGACACACGCTTCGACGCATCGCGGGCATCCAGATGGATGGCTCCGTTAGCCTGCCTTATCGGTTGATGAGCCCTTCACGCCGTTACAGCCCAGCACGTGGTGGCACTGGAGGTCGATCCGAAGCTGGAGATTATCCTTCAAATTCGGcggcccatcatcatcatcaccaccatgggcaccatcatcaccacgggCACGAGACACGCAGCCTATCGGGCGAGAATGTCCTGATCGACGTTGACCCGGAGATGGTACGCAAGGGTGTCCGTGCGTTGATGCAACAAATCGCACACATTGAACGCGAGCGGGATGACTTCAAGGTGCAACTGTGCACCGCCCGTAAGCAACTGCAGGAAGGTGGTGACGCGCAAGTGCGTCTCGAAGCGAAGATCACCAAACTACAGCAACACGTGCGCGCCGTACACGAGGACAAAACGAATCTCGAGGCGCGACTGGCGCAAAAAACGACCGCATTGCAATCGGTGGAGGAGACACTTCGTCAGAAGTCAGACGAACTGACGGCTCTGCGTGAGAAGGCGGCTCAGCTGGAGCAATCTCTCGGTAGCACGACCGAAGAACGGACCCATCTGGAGGAGCGGTTGGACAAATGTCGCCAGACAAGTGCCCGGCTTGAATCCGACAAGCGCCATCTGCAGGATGAACTGGCTCGAACGGAAGCACGTGCTTCCAAACTCGATCTTCAGCGAGTGGCACTCGAGGGTGACATCCAGCGATTGCAGATGGCAATGCAGGAGAAGGACTGCACGGTACGCAACCAACAGGAACGGCTCGAGAACCAGCAACGTTCGCTGGCACAGCTCGAGGATCGTTGTGTTGCGCTGAAGAGCACGGTTGACCAGCTAAAGGAGCGTTTGCAGGCAGCAGCCATCACTGAGACGGAACTACGTGGTGAAATCTCTGGTCTACAGCGACACAACGCCGATCAGGGCCACACGTTCGCGCTGGGACAGGATAAGCTGAAGCAGCTGCAGAAGACACTCACGGGCAGTGAGAACGAACGACGTGTGCTGGCTGAACGGCTTGATGCTGCTCAGCACTCGATCAACGAGCTACGGCGAAACCAGCAGGCGGCTCAAGACGGCACGACACGCTTGCAAGAGCAGTTGGCCGAATGTGAGGTGCAGAAATCCACACTCGAGAGCCAGCTACGATTGGCCAAGTGGAACCAGGAGACGAGCGAACAGCTGGCGGCAacgggtggtgtgggtggtagTGGTGGAGGTGCCGGAGACCAGGAGCTAGCTCGCCAGCTGGTCAACACACAACGGGAACGTACCGAGCTACGCAACAAGGTGGAGGCGTTGAGCGAGAAGATCCGCACGCTGGAAGGTGACAAACGTTCCGGAAAGTATGATCGAGCAGAGAAAAAGTCCACCGGGGAGTACGATTCAAACCGGCTTGAATCAAGCGCCTTTAGCTGTGGATTGGATCACATCCAGCTGGAGCAAGAAAGCCGCGAACTTCGCATGAAGGTGCGCCGTCTGGAGACGCTGTTGGcggagaaggaagcggaacTAGCGCGATCCCGAGCAAAGCTACTGGAATCGCCGAGCAAAAGCAGCAGTTTAGGAGGTGgagccggttccggtgccgatGTGGAGCGTTATCGCAGTGCTCAGGTGCAGGCCGAACGACTGCTAGATGCACGAGAGCAATCACACCGACAGCAAGTGACCCGGCTCGAGAATCAAATCACGATGCTGCGGGAACAGTTGGCGCAGGAAGCGAAACGTCGCCAGCAGTACATCCTGCGTAGTTCGCGTGCTGGACGAGAGATGCAACAGTTGCGGCAGACAATCGGTGATTCGTTGAGGAACGTGGCGCAGGACCCGCTCGATACGGGTTTGCTGGAGAGTGAGGCGCGTCG ACTGGATAGTGCGGTTACGATGAGCCTGCCACCGACAACGTCTTCTGGGCGAGGCCGGGGAGAGTACGACCGTAGCCTGAGTCCTACGTTCCGTTAG
- the LOC128730409 gene encoding ADP-ribosylation factor-like protein 6-interacting protein 4, giving the protein MKESRKRKKSRRDSSSSSSSSSNDSGSSSSTSSSSSSSQSSTERKRRRKLQKKKLAKQQKKEDKAKKKALRREKKAKRKQEKLESKLAKRQLKEQRKKLARSQEQHNAVGAPSSVPPVEEKDESLLDCGVPLDLMNRKARAPETREEYEARQSIIRRVVDPETGRTRLIKGDGEIIEECVTRERHKDINRQATAGDGAEFQRKTVGWNVR; this is encoded by the coding sequence atgaaagaaagcagGAAACGCAAAAAATCTAGACGAGATAGCTCCTCGTCTTCCTCATCGAGCTCTAACGATAGTGGCAGTTCTAGTAGTACCAGCTCTAGCAGTAGCTCCAGCCAAAGCAGCACAGAACGTAAACGCAGAAGAAAgctgcaaaagaagaaactggcgaagcaacagaaaaaagaagacaaagccaaaaagaaagccctacgaagagagaaaaaagctaaACGGAAACAGGAAAAGTTGGAAAGCAAGTTAGCAAAACGGCAACTCAAggagcagagaaaaaagctAGCCCGGTCGCAGGAGCAGCATAATGCTGTCGGTGCCCCAAGCTCGGTGCCACCCGTtgaggaaaaggacgaaagtcTGCTTGATTGTGGGGTTCCGCTCGATCTAATGAACCGCAAAGCAAGGGCACCGGAAACACGGGAAGAGTACGAGGCGCGTCAGTCGATCATACGACGGGTTGTCGATCCGGAAACGGGCCGTACGAGATTGATTAAAGGCGACGGGGAAATTATCGAAGAGTGCGTTACCCGTGAACGGCACAAGGATATCAACCGGCAAGCCACGGCAGGCGATGGTGCAGAATTTCAACGAAAGACAGTCGGATGGAACGTTCGATAG